A genomic window from Populus nigra chromosome 7, ddPopNigr1.1, whole genome shotgun sequence includes:
- the LOC133699715 gene encoding hexose carrier protein HEX6-like isoform X1 has product MAAGLAIAGEGGQYNGKMTWFVALSCMMASMGGVIFGYDIGISGGVTSMKPFLEKFFPEVYRKMTEDTDISNYCKFDSQLLTSFTSSLYVAGLVASFFASSVTKAFGRKPSILLGGAAFLAGAALGGAAINVYMLIFGRVLLGVGVGFANQSVPLYLSEMAPPRHRGAINNGFQFSVGLGVLSANLINYGTERIRGGWGWRISLSMAAVPAAILSLGALFLPETANSLIQRTDDTERAKLMLQRVRGTEDVEAELNDLIQANSTSKTNEHPLKNIIRRKYRPQLVMAIAIPFFQQVTGINVIAFYAPVLFRTIGQGESASLMSAVVIGVVGTGSTFISMLVVDKLGRRALFIFGGAQMFVSQIMVGGVIAAQLGDHGSISKGYAYFVLIMICIYVSGFSWSWGPLGCLVPSEIFPLEIRSAGQSIVVAVSFLFTFIVAQSFLTMLCHFKSGIFFFFGGWVVVMTAFVYNLLPETKNTPLEKMDKVWREHWFWKRFVGEMDENSRTEAA; this is encoded by the exons ATGGCAGCAGGGTTAGCCATAGCAGGTGAAGGGGGGCAGTATAATGGGAAGATGACTTGGTTCGTTGCTTTGTCTTGTATGATGGCTTCCATGGGAGGAGTCATTTTCGGCTATGACATTGGAATTTCAG GTGGAGTGACTTCAATGAAACCATTTCTGGAGAAATTCTTCCCTGAAGTGTATAGAAAGATGACAGAAGACACAGACATTAGCAATTACTGCAAATTTGATAGTCAATTATTGACCTCCTTCACATCCTCACTGTATGTTGCTGGCCTTGTTGCTTCCTTCTTTGCATCATCGGTCACCAAAGCGTTTGGGCGCAAGCCATCGATTCTCTTAGGTGGTGCTGCCTTCCTTGCAGGTGCCGCCCTTGGTGGTGCAGCAATTAATGTGTACATGCTAATATTCGGCCGTGTCTTGCTTGGAGTTGGTGTTGGTTTTGCTAACCAG TCAGTCCCCCTCTATCTGTCTGAAATGGCTCCACCAAGACACAGAGGAGCAATCAACAATGGTTTCCAATTCAGTGTTGGCCTCGGCGTACTCTCTGCTAACCTTATAAATTATGGAACTGAAAGGATCAGAGGGGGCTGGGGCTGGCGAATCTCCCTATCCATGGCAGCAGTACCGGCTGCAATTCTTTCTCTAGGTGCACTTTTCCTCCCAGAAACAGCAAACAGCCTCATTCAGCGCACTGATGACACAGAAAGGGCTAAGCTGATGCTACAACGGGTCAGAGGCACTGAAGATGTGGAAGCAGAGCTTAACGATCTCATCCAAGCTAACTCAACCTCAAAAACCAATGAGCACCCACTTAAGAATATCATCAGAAGAAAGTATAGGCCTCAGCTAGTAATGGCAATAGCCATACCATTTTTTCAGCAAGTAACAGGAATCAATGTCATTGCATTTTATGCTCCTGTACTTTTCAGGACAATCGGACAAGGCGAAAGCGCATCCCTAATGTCTGCAGTTGTGATAGGGGTTGTAGGCACTGGCTCAACATTTATATCGATGCTCGTAGTAGACAAACTTGGGAGAAGAGCATTGTTTATATTTGGTGGAGCACAAATGTTTGTGTCACAAATAATGGTTGGAGGTGTTATTGCAGCCCAGCTTGGCGATCATGGCAGCATAAGCAAAGGGTATGCTTACTTTGTGTTGATTATGATTTGCATTTATGTTTCTGGGTTTTCTTGGTCATGGGGTCCATTGGGGTGTTTAGTCCCGAGTGAGATATTCCCATTGGAAATTCGTTCAGCAGGGCAAAGTATTGTGGTTGCAGTGAGCTTTCTCTTCACTTTCATTGTCGCGCAATCCTTTCTGACCATGCTTTGCCACTTCAAATCtgggattttcttcttctttggggGATGGGTTGTTGTGATGACTGCCTTCGTGTACAACTTGCTGCCAGAAACCAAGAATACGCCTCTTGAGAAGATGGATAAAGTGTGGAGGGAGCACTGGTTTTGGAAGAGATTTGTGGGAGAAATGGATGAGAATAGTAGGACGGAAGCTGCTTGA
- the LOC133699714 gene encoding hexose carrier protein HEX6-like, with protein sequence MAVGFAVASEDGQYNGRTTSFVILSCMVASMGGLIFGYDIGISGGVTSMKPFLKKFFPEVYTRMKEDTRISNYCKFDSQLLTSFTSSLYVAGLVASFFASSITRYFGRKPSILAGGAAFLSGSALNGAATTLYMLIFGRVLLGVGVGFANQAVPLYLSEMAPPRYRGAINNGFQLCIAIGVLSANFINFGTEKIEGGWGWRISLAMAAIPATFLTIGSLFLPETPNSLIQRFNDEQKAKTMLQRIRGTTDVEAEFNDLIKASLVSKSIEHPIKKIIQKKYRPQLVMAIAIPFFQQVTGINVISFYAPILFRTIGLSESVSLIMSALIAGVVGTASTFLSMLAVDKLGRRVMLICGGVQMFVSQIMIGSIMAAQLGDHGSINKGYAYFVLTMISIYVSGFAWSWGPLGWLVPSEIFPLEIRSVGQSIVVAVNFVFTFVVAQTFLAMLCHFKSGIFFFFGGWVAVMTAFVYLLLPETKKVPIEVMDRVWREHWFWKRIVEEFDDKSKMEPA encoded by the exons ATGGCTGTAGGATTTGCTGTAGCAAGTGAAGATGGTCAGTATAATGGTAGGACTACTTCGTTTGTTATCCTGTCTTGTATGGTAGCATCCATGGGAGGACTTATTTTTGGTTATGACATTGGAATTTCAG GTGGAGTGACATCCATGAAACCTTTTCTCAAGAAATTCTTCCCAGAAGTGTACACTAGAATGAAGGAAGATACCAGGATTAGCAACTACTGCAAATTCGATAGCCAGCTTTTGACCTCCTTTACATCATCACTCTATGTTGCTGGCCTTGTCGCTTCCTTCTTTGCCTCGTCAATCACTCGATACTTCGGGCGCAAACCATCAATCCTTGCAGGAGGTGCTGCATTTCTTTCTGGTTCTGCCCTCAATGGGGCAGCGACTACTCTGTACATGCTAATATTTGGCCGTGTCCTTCTTGGAGTTGGAGTTGGTTTTGCAAACCAG GCGGTTCCCTTGTATCTCTCTGAAATGGCACCTCCAAGATATAGAGGGGCAATCAACAATGGCTTCCAACTCTGCATCGCTATTGGGGTGCTCTCGGCTAACTTCATCAACTTTGGCACTGAGAAGATTGAAGGTGGTTGGGGTTGGCGAATCTCCCTAGCAATGGCGGCAATCCCTGCCACATTCCTAACAATAGGTTCACTTTTCCTACCAGAGACACCCAACAGCCTAATTCAACGCTTCAACGACGAACAAAAGGCCAAAACCATGCTACAACGCATCCGTGGCACAACCGATGTCGAAGCAGAATTTAATGATCTTATCAAAGCAAGCTTGGTTTCAAAATCCATTGAACATCCAATCAagaaaatcatacaaaaaaaatatagaccaCAACTAGTCATGGCAATAGCAATACCATTTTTCCAACAAGTAACAggcatcaatgtcatttcattCTACGCTCCAATCCTCTTCCGAACTATAGGTCTAAGCGAGAGTGTGTCGCTCATCATGTCTGCGCTGATAGCTGGGGTCGTCGGCACTGCTTCAACGTTCCTATCGATGCTCGCAGTGGACAAACTTGGCAGAAGAGTAATGCTCATATGCGGCGGTGTACAAATGTTTGTGTCACAGATTATGATTGGAAGTATCATGGCAGCTCAACTAGGTGATCATGGCAGCATAAACAAAGGGTACGCTTATTTTGTTCTGACTATGATATCCATATATGTATCTGGCTTTGCTTGGTCATGGGGTCCATTGGGATGGCTAGTTCCAAGTGAGATTTTTCCTTTGGAAATTCGATCGGTAGGGCAAAGCATTGTGGTGGCGGTGAATTTCGTCTTCACTTTCGTTGTTGCACAGACATTTCTGGCCATGCTTTGCCATTTCAAGTCAgggattttcttcttttttggtggATGGGTGGCAGTGATGACTGCCTTCGTGTATTTGTTGTTGCCTGAGACTAAAAAAGTCCCGATCGAGGTAATGGATAGAGTGTGGAGGGAGCATTGGTTTTGGAAGAGAATTGTAGAGGAATTTGATGACAAGAGTAAAATGGAACCTGCTTGA
- the LOC133699715 gene encoding hexose carrier protein HEX6-like isoform X3 encodes MAAGLAIAGEGGQYNGKMTWFVALSCMMASMGGVIFGYDIGISGAALGGAAINVYMLIFGRVLLGVGVGFANQSVPLYLSEMAPPRHRGAINNGFQFSVGLGVLSANLINYGTERIRGGWGWRISLSMAAVPAAILSLGALFLPETANSLIQRTDDTERAKLMLQRVRGTEDVEAELNDLIQANSTSKTNEHPLKNIIRRKYRPQLVMAIAIPFFQQVTGINVIAFYAPVLFRTIGQGESASLMSAVVIGVVGTGSTFISMLVVDKLGRRALFIFGGAQMFVSQIMVGGVIAAQLGDHGSISKGYAYFVLIMICIYVSGFSWSWGPLGCLVPSEIFPLEIRSAGQSIVVAVSFLFTFIVAQSFLTMLCHFKSGIFFFFGGWVVVMTAFVYNLLPETKNTPLEKMDKVWREHWFWKRFVGEMDENSRTEAA; translated from the exons ATGGCAGCAGGGTTAGCCATAGCAGGTGAAGGGGGGCAGTATAATGGGAAGATGACTTGGTTCGTTGCTTTGTCTTGTATGATGGCTTCCATGGGAGGAGTCATTTTCGGCTATGACATTGGAATTTCAG GTGCCGCCCTTGGTGGTGCAGCAATTAATGTGTACATGCTAATATTCGGCCGTGTCTTGCTTGGAGTTGGTGTTGGTTTTGCTAACCAG TCAGTCCCCCTCTATCTGTCTGAAATGGCTCCACCAAGACACAGAGGAGCAATCAACAATGGTTTCCAATTCAGTGTTGGCCTCGGCGTACTCTCTGCTAACCTTATAAATTATGGAACTGAAAGGATCAGAGGGGGCTGGGGCTGGCGAATCTCCCTATCCATGGCAGCAGTACCGGCTGCAATTCTTTCTCTAGGTGCACTTTTCCTCCCAGAAACAGCAAACAGCCTCATTCAGCGCACTGATGACACAGAAAGGGCTAAGCTGATGCTACAACGGGTCAGAGGCACTGAAGATGTGGAAGCAGAGCTTAACGATCTCATCCAAGCTAACTCAACCTCAAAAACCAATGAGCACCCACTTAAGAATATCATCAGAAGAAAGTATAGGCCTCAGCTAGTAATGGCAATAGCCATACCATTTTTTCAGCAAGTAACAGGAATCAATGTCATTGCATTTTATGCTCCTGTACTTTTCAGGACAATCGGACAAGGCGAAAGCGCATCCCTAATGTCTGCAGTTGTGATAGGGGTTGTAGGCACTGGCTCAACATTTATATCGATGCTCGTAGTAGACAAACTTGGGAGAAGAGCATTGTTTATATTTGGTGGAGCACAAATGTTTGTGTCACAAATAATGGTTGGAGGTGTTATTGCAGCCCAGCTTGGCGATCATGGCAGCATAAGCAAAGGGTATGCTTACTTTGTGTTGATTATGATTTGCATTTATGTTTCTGGGTTTTCTTGGTCATGGGGTCCATTGGGGTGTTTAGTCCCGAGTGAGATATTCCCATTGGAAATTCGTTCAGCAGGGCAAAGTATTGTGGTTGCAGTGAGCTTTCTCTTCACTTTCATTGTCGCGCAATCCTTTCTGACCATGCTTTGCCACTTCAAATCtgggattttcttcttctttggggGATGGGTTGTTGTGATGACTGCCTTCGTGTACAACTTGCTGCCAGAAACCAAGAATACGCCTCTTGAGAAGATGGATAAAGTGTGGAGGGAGCACTGGTTTTGGAAGAGATTTGTGGGAGAAATGGATGAGAATAGTAGGACGGAAGCTGCTTGA
- the LOC133699715 gene encoding hexose carrier protein HEX6-like isoform X2, producing the protein MKPFLEKFFPEVYRKMTEDTDISNYCKFDSQLLTSFTSSLYVAGLVASFFASSVTKAFGRKPSILLGGAAFLAGAALGGAAINVYMLIFGRVLLGVGVGFANQSVPLYLSEMAPPRHRGAINNGFQFSVGLGVLSANLINYGTERIRGGWGWRISLSMAAVPAAILSLGALFLPETANSLIQRTDDTERAKLMLQRVRGTEDVEAELNDLIQANSTSKTNEHPLKNIIRRKYRPQLVMAIAIPFFQQVTGINVIAFYAPVLFRTIGQGESASLMSAVVIGVVGTGSTFISMLVVDKLGRRALFIFGGAQMFVSQIMVGGVIAAQLGDHGSISKGYAYFVLIMICIYVSGFSWSWGPLGCLVPSEIFPLEIRSAGQSIVVAVSFLFTFIVAQSFLTMLCHFKSGIFFFFGGWVVVMTAFVYNLLPETKNTPLEKMDKVWREHWFWKRFVGEMDENSRTEAA; encoded by the exons ATGAAACCATTTCTGGAGAAATTCTTCCCTGAAGTGTATAGAAAGATGACAGAAGACACAGACATTAGCAATTACTGCAAATTTGATAGTCAATTATTGACCTCCTTCACATCCTCACTGTATGTTGCTGGCCTTGTTGCTTCCTTCTTTGCATCATCGGTCACCAAAGCGTTTGGGCGCAAGCCATCGATTCTCTTAGGTGGTGCTGCCTTCCTTGCAGGTGCCGCCCTTGGTGGTGCAGCAATTAATGTGTACATGCTAATATTCGGCCGTGTCTTGCTTGGAGTTGGTGTTGGTTTTGCTAACCAG TCAGTCCCCCTCTATCTGTCTGAAATGGCTCCACCAAGACACAGAGGAGCAATCAACAATGGTTTCCAATTCAGTGTTGGCCTCGGCGTACTCTCTGCTAACCTTATAAATTATGGAACTGAAAGGATCAGAGGGGGCTGGGGCTGGCGAATCTCCCTATCCATGGCAGCAGTACCGGCTGCAATTCTTTCTCTAGGTGCACTTTTCCTCCCAGAAACAGCAAACAGCCTCATTCAGCGCACTGATGACACAGAAAGGGCTAAGCTGATGCTACAACGGGTCAGAGGCACTGAAGATGTGGAAGCAGAGCTTAACGATCTCATCCAAGCTAACTCAACCTCAAAAACCAATGAGCACCCACTTAAGAATATCATCAGAAGAAAGTATAGGCCTCAGCTAGTAATGGCAATAGCCATACCATTTTTTCAGCAAGTAACAGGAATCAATGTCATTGCATTTTATGCTCCTGTACTTTTCAGGACAATCGGACAAGGCGAAAGCGCATCCCTAATGTCTGCAGTTGTGATAGGGGTTGTAGGCACTGGCTCAACATTTATATCGATGCTCGTAGTAGACAAACTTGGGAGAAGAGCATTGTTTATATTTGGTGGAGCACAAATGTTTGTGTCACAAATAATGGTTGGAGGTGTTATTGCAGCCCAGCTTGGCGATCATGGCAGCATAAGCAAAGGGTATGCTTACTTTGTGTTGATTATGATTTGCATTTATGTTTCTGGGTTTTCTTGGTCATGGGGTCCATTGGGGTGTTTAGTCCCGAGTGAGATATTCCCATTGGAAATTCGTTCAGCAGGGCAAAGTATTGTGGTTGCAGTGAGCTTTCTCTTCACTTTCATTGTCGCGCAATCCTTTCTGACCATGCTTTGCCACTTCAAATCtgggattttcttcttctttggggGATGGGTTGTTGTGATGACTGCCTTCGTGTACAACTTGCTGCCAGAAACCAAGAATACGCCTCTTGAGAAGATGGATAAAGTGTGGAGGGAGCACTGGTTTTGGAAGAGATTTGTGGGAGAAATGGATGAGAATAGTAGGACGGAAGCTGCTTGA